One stretch of Aquimarina sp. Aq107 DNA includes these proteins:
- a CDS encoding M13 family metallopeptidase produces the protein MRKVYFLAAFVIAFVSCKNETKKEEEKDAEAVAEVEKIPGIVLDNMDPTVSPKEDFYNYINGSWMKNTEIPEDRTSWGGFGVLRKSTDNDVLEILAKAKKSGKYNVDTDQAKALAIFDTKLDTTARNAAGVKPLQPALDAITSIKNLEDLQTVLAKNPSVSSPFIGLGVQADLNNSAMNAVYLGQNGLGLPDRDYYLDQDSKSKEIREEYKKHIVRMLGMLGDAEADAKIAADKILKMETQLAEPRLNKEESRDARNYNNPRTLAEADKMLSTLDLNKMISDLGVTKKFDTIIVAHLRYTKSLDGFLKNTPIEDIKTLVRWDTFNSATGLLSTDIEKANWEFYSKYLRGQKEQRPADERALATVNGTVGEALGQLYVDEKFPPEAKEKAEKMIANVITAFKGRIERLDWMSDTTKVKAIEKLDKFTVKIGYPDKWEDYSKMAVSADKSYFDNMAAVSKWAQDRQFDDIGEPVDKTKWGMSPQTVNAYFNPLNNEIVFPAAILQPPFYNYTADEAVNYGGIGAVIGHEISHAFDDSGARFDANGNLSNWWTEDDLKKFTERGDALAEQYSAIEVLDSVYINGKFTLGENIGDLGGVLGAYDGLQMHLTENGRPEDIDGFTTEQRFFMSWATVWRTKIREDALRTQIKTDPHSPGTTRAIQPLLNVQAFYDAFDIKQGDKMYLEPEKRVSIW, from the coding sequence ATGAGAAAAGTGTATTTTTTGGCTGCATTCGTCATTGCATTCGTCAGTTGCAAGAATGAAACCAAAAAAGAGGAAGAAAAAGATGCTGAGGCTGTAGCCGAAGTTGAAAAAATTCCAGGTATCGTTTTGGACAATATGGACCCCACCGTTAGTCCAAAAGAAGATTTTTATAACTACATTAATGGTAGTTGGATGAAGAATACAGAAATTCCAGAAGATAGAACTAGCTGGGGTGGTTTTGGCGTATTAAGAAAATCTACGGATAATGATGTTTTAGAAATCTTAGCTAAAGCGAAAAAGAGTGGAAAATATAATGTAGATACTGATCAGGCTAAGGCTTTAGCTATTTTCGATACTAAATTAGATACTACTGCTAGAAATGCTGCTGGAGTAAAGCCACTTCAACCTGCTTTAGATGCTATTACGTCTATTAAGAATCTAGAGGATCTTCAAACAGTATTGGCAAAGAACCCTTCGGTTTCTTCACCTTTTATTGGATTGGGAGTACAGGCAGATCTTAATAATAGTGCTATGAATGCAGTATATCTTGGTCAAAATGGCCTTGGTTTACCAGATAGAGATTACTATTTAGATCAGGACTCAAAATCAAAAGAAATTCGTGAAGAGTACAAAAAGCATATTGTAAGAATGCTTGGGATGTTAGGAGATGCGGAGGCTGATGCAAAAATTGCAGCAGATAAAATCCTAAAGATGGAAACCCAACTTGCAGAACCAAGACTTAATAAAGAAGAAAGTAGAGATGCACGTAATTATAATAATCCAAGAACACTTGCAGAGGCAGACAAAATGTTGTCAACTTTAGATTTAAATAAAATGATTTCAGATCTTGGTGTAACTAAAAAGTTTGATACTATTATAGTCGCGCATTTGAGATATACAAAGTCTTTAGATGGTTTTTTAAAAAATACACCGATAGAAGATATCAAAACACTCGTAAGATGGGATACCTTTAATAGTGCTACAGGTCTTCTGTCAACCGATATAGAAAAAGCAAACTGGGAATTTTATAGTAAATATTTAAGAGGTCAAAAAGAGCAAAGACCAGCTGATGAACGTGCTTTAGCAACTGTTAATGGAACAGTAGGAGAAGCATTAGGTCAATTATATGTTGACGAAAAGTTTCCGCCTGAAGCAAAAGAAAAGGCAGAAAAAATGATTGCTAATGTTATTACAGCTTTTAAAGGTAGAATTGAGCGATTAGATTGGATGAGTGATACCACAAAGGTAAAAGCAATAGAAAAGCTTGATAAATTTACAGTTAAGATTGGATATCCAGATAAGTGGGAAGATTATTCTAAGATGGCAGTTTCTGCAGATAAATCGTATTTTGATAATATGGCTGCTGTAAGCAAATGGGCTCAGGATAGACAATTTGATGATATTGGAGAACCAGTAGATAAAACTAAATGGGGAATGTCTCCTCAAACAGTTAATGCTTATTTTAATCCTCTTAATAACGAGATTGTTTTTCCTGCTGCGATATTACAACCACCATTTTATAATTATACTGCTGATGAAGCTGTAAATTATGGAGGGATCGGAGCTGTTATTGGTCATGAAATTTCTCATGCTTTTGATGATTCTGGGGCTCGTTTTGATGCAAATGGGAATTTATCTAATTGGTGGACAGAAGATGATCTTAAGAAATTTACCGAAAGAGGAGATGCTCTTGCTGAACAATATAGCGCAATCGAAGTGTTAGATAGTGTATATATTAATGGTAAGTTTACTCTTGGAGAGAATATAGGAGATTTAGGTGGTGTATTAGGCGCTTATGACGGGTTGCAAATGCACTTAACTGAAAATGGAAGACCTGAAGATATTGATGGGTTTACAACAGAACAAAGATTTTTTATGTCTTGGGCTACCGTTTGGAGAACTAAGATTAGAGAAGATGCATTAAGAACCCAAATTAAAACAGATCCGCATTCTCCT